In Xyrauchen texanus isolate HMW12.3.18 chromosome 45, RBS_HiC_50CHRs, whole genome shotgun sequence, a single window of DNA contains:
- the ngs gene encoding notochord granular surface, whose amino-acid sequence MSRSTERMSSYRRHFEGGISSTLQVRVSSPSPTRGPARHRSASFTRSGTLGRRVQSGTSRSRMTSSASMGTLCLGMGWGVAGGALDLEAAAADNQAFLSTRTSEKKEMIALNDRLAVYIEKVRSLEQSNKLFEAEIDAIKGQYVKPSGLRKLYEDQLRELRRIADQMKVQRDLAVAARDAMAGQLEMLKVKYEEAVEARKKVELEIEAFRPDVDAATSARIALEKHLENLEVELEFLQRIHKKEIEELMAQIYGSVAKVDVAFSLPDLASALKQIQDQYDNIAAQNLQEMDAWYKTKFQDLNKATSRHVETTRSVRQEITSFKKDIQNKQRELDALNTRNEALMLQIKEAQEKYKKEEEELKARIEALKEDLKSIKGRIALLLREYQDLLNVKMSLEIEITTYRKLIEGEDNRLSTMVGGLSLMSGTMSMSTGMFSSAARSQGVNGSVSATASEKVVSSSSSSESKIVDHNHHESVEEFTQEQAMEMMERKTVLIRYK is encoded by the exons ATGAGTCGCAGCACAGAAAGGATGTCCTCCTACCGTCGTCACTTTGAAGGTGGAATCTCTTCCACGCTCCAAGTGCGGGTTTCCAGTCCTTCACCCACGCGTGGTCCTGCGCGCCACCGCTCCGCAAGTTTCACGCGCAGTGGGACACTGGGGCGCAGGGTGCAATCTGGCACCAGCAGATCACGCATGACCAG TAGTGCGAGTATGGGTACTCTGTGTCTGGGCATGGGTTGGGGGGTTGCTGGGGGTGCACTGGATCTGGAAGCTGCAGCTGCTGATAATCAGGCTTTCCTCAGTACTCGCACTAGTGAGAAAAAGGAAATGATTGCCCTCAATGACCGTCTTGCTGTTTATATCGAAAAG GTACGATCTCTGGAGCAGAGCAACAAGCTTTTTGAAGCGGAGATTGATGCCATTAAAGGCCAATATGTAAAGCCGTCTGGCTTGCGTAAGCTCTATGAGGACCAGCTGAGGGAGCTGAGGAGGATCGCTGACCAGATGAAAGTCCAGCGG GATCTGGCGGTAGCGGCACGGGACGCCATGGCGGGTCAGCTGGAAATGTTGAAGGTGAAATACGAGGAGGCTGTGGAGGCCAGGAAGAAGGTGGAGCTGGAGATTGAAGCCTTTAGGCCG GATGTAGATGCCGCAACATCCGCCCGCATCGCCCTGGAAAAGCATCTGGAAAACCTAGAAGTAGAGCTTGAATTCCTGCAGAGGATTCACAAAAAG GAAATTGAGGAGTTGATGGCACAGATTTATGGATCTGTGGCTAAGGTAGATGTGGCTTTCTCTTTGCCTGACCTGGCCAGTGCCCTCAAACAGATCCAGGATCAATATGATAACATCGCGGCCCAAAACCTGCAG GAGATGGATGCTTGGTATAAAACAAAGTTCCAAGATCTAAACAAAGCAACATCACGGCATGTGGAAACAACGCGGAGCGTCAGACAGGAAATCACCAGTTTCAAGAAAGAT ATTCAAAATAAGCAGAGAGAGCTGGATGCTCTTAACACCAGGAATGAGGCACTGATGCTACAGATCAAGGAAGCCCAGGAGAAATACaagaaagaggaggaggagctAAAG GCCCGTATAGAAGCACTGAAGGAGGATCTGAAGTCTATTAAGGGCAGGATTGCACTGTTGCTGAGAGAATATCAGGATCTGCTCAATGTGAAGATGTCATTGGAGATTGAAATCACCACTTACAG GAAGTTGATTGAGGGAGAAGACAACCGCTTGTCCACCATGGTGGGTGGTCTGTCTCTCATGAGCGGTACTATGAGCATGAGCACAGGTATGTTCAGCTCAGCAGCCCGCAGTCAGGGAGTCAATGGATCAGTGAGCGCTACCGCCTCAGAGAAAGTGGTCTCCTCCTCCAGCAGCTCAGAGAGCAAGATAGTC
- the ccnc gene encoding cyclin-C, translating into MAGNFWQSSHYLQWVLDKQDLIKERQKDLKFLTEEEYWKLQIFFANVIQALGEHLKLRQQVIATATVYFKRFYARYSLKSIDPVLMAPTCVFLASKVEEFGVVSNTRLISAATSVLKTRFSYAFPKEFPFRMNHILECEFYLLELMDCCLIVYHPYRPLLQYVQDMGQEDMLLPLAWRIVNDTYRTDLCLLYPPFMIALACLHVACVVQQKDARQWFAELSVDMEKILEIIRVILKLYDQWKNFDDRKEMAVVLNKVPKPKPPPNSDNDQSSNGSQNSSYSQS; encoded by the exons ATGGCAGGGAACTTCTGGCAGAGTTCACACTA TCTGCAGTGGGTTCTGGACAAACAGGATCTGATAAAGGAGAGACAGAAAGATCTCAAGTTCCTCACTGAGGAGGAGTACTGGAAGCTACAGATATTTTTTGCCAATG TGATTCAAGCCTTGGGGGAACACTTAAAACTCCGGCAGCAGGTCATTGCCACGGCAACGGTCTACTTCAAACGCTTCTATGCCAG gtACTCTTTGAAGAGCATAGACCCAGTGCTGATGGCCCCCACATGTGTGTTTCTGGCATCTAAAGTAGAG GAATTTGGTGTTGTTTCAAACACACGTCTTATTTCAGCGGCAACATCTGTAT TGAAAACAAGGTTCTCTTATGCCTTTCCAAAGGAGTTCCCCTTCAGAATGAACCAT ATATTGGAGTGTGAATTCTACTTGCTGGAGCTCATG gaCTGCTGTCTGATTGTGTATCACCCGTACAGACCTTTACTGCAGTATGTGCAGGACATGGGTCAGGAGGACATGCTCCTTCCATTGGCATG gaggATAGTCAATGACACCTATAGGACAGATTTATGTCTGCTTTATCCTCCATTTATGATTGCACTTG CTTGTCTGCATGTGGCATGTGTGGTGCAGCAGAAAGATGCCAGGCAGTGGTTTGCTGAGCTGTCCGTTGACATGGAGAAG ATCCTGGAGATCATCAGGGTCATACTGAAACTTTATGACCAGTGGAAGAACTTTGATGACAGAAAGGAAATGGCTGTCGTGCTCAACAAGGTGCCCAAACCCAAGCCCCCTCCTAACAG TGACAATGACCAGAGCTCAAATGGGAGTCAAAACAGCTCGTACAGTCAGTCGTAG
- the faxca gene encoding failed axon connections homolog, translating into MYWRPGFAWSRSCLLDLGRCKSLCCSEEHLSLYGYIIACPLQEYGGVMSALASDAWWRKTLYITGGALLAAAAYLLHELLVIRKEQELDSEDTIILHQFARPKNGVPSLSPFCLKIETYLRMADLPYHNYFDGKLSPQGKMPWIAYNQEQVCGTEFIIDFLEEKLGVNLNSNLSPQEKAISRAITKMVEEHFYWMIAYCQWVDNVEETQKMLATNGPLSDVLRWILSQVTGSIVKREMYGHGIGRFSKEEVYNLMKKDMRTLSTLLGNKKYLMGSTISTVDAAVFGHLAQAMWTLPGTRPEQLIKGEFINLAMYCERIRRRFWPEWFVDVDDLYYDGLSEEPDSPSQLPDLGLYSNSDIFQEQEHTLSHNDTQTPDSDITGRSLFDSDMDTECSEMEQLKC; encoded by the exons ATGTACTGGCGCCCCGGGTTCGCTTGGAGCCGCTCTTGCTTGCTTGATCTGGGCCGGTGCAAGAGCTTGTGCTGTTCCGAGGAGCATCTCTCTTTGTATGGGTACATCATCGCCTGCCCTCTGCAAGAGTACGGAGGGGTAATGTCTGCTTTAGCATCCGACGCCTGGTGGAGGAAAACGCTCTACATTACCGGGGGCGCGCTGCTCGCCGCCGCAGCCTATCTACTACACGAGCTGCTCGTCATCAG AAAGGAACAGGAGTTGGACTCTGAAGACACCATCATTCTGCATCAGTTTGCACGGCCCAAAAATGGAGTCCCTAGCCTGTCCCCCTTCTGCTTGAAGATAGAAACCTACCTGCGGATGGCAGACCTGCCCTACCAT AACTATTTTGATGGGAAGTTGTCTCCTCAAGGGAAGATGCCTTGGATTGCATATAATCAGGAGCAGGTGTGTGGGACAGAGTTTATCATCGACTTCCTGGAAGAGAAGCTCGGTGTGAACCTCAACTCCAACCTGAGTCCTCAGGAGAAAGCCATCTCACGTGCCATCACGAAAATGGTTGAGGAACATTTTTACTG GATGATAGCGTACTGTCAGTGGGTTGACAACGTGGAGGAGACGCAGAAGATGTTAGCCACAAACGGGCCACTAAGTGATGTGCTGAGGTGGATCCTGAGTCAGGTGACCGGCAGCATCGTAAAAAGAGAGATGTATGGGCACGGGATCGGACGCTTCTCTAAAGAGGAAGTTTACAACCTGATGAAGAAGGACATGCGCACCCTTTCCACACTCCTCG GCAATAAAAAGTACCTAATGGGCTCCACGATTTCCACAGTAGATGCCGCTGTTTTTGGTCATCTCGCTCAGGCCATGTGGACTCTCCCTGGAACACGTCCAGAACAGCTAATCAAAG GTGAATTCATCAACCTGGCCATGTACTGTGAGCGAATCCGCCGGAGATTCTGGCCAGAGTGGTTTGTGGATGTTGACGATCTTTACTACGATGGACTGAGCGAGGAGCCGGATTCTCCTTCCCAGCTTCCAGATTTGGGTCTGTACTCAAACAGTGACATCTTTCAGGAACAAGAACACACTCTGTCACACAACGACACACAGACTCCAGACAGCGACATCACCGGCCGCTCCCTGTTTGATTCTGATATGGACACCGAATGCTCGGAAATGGAGCAGCTGAAGTGCTAA
- the pou3f2a gene encoding POU domain, class 3, transcription factor 2a → MATAASNHYSILTSSASVVAHSDPGSMQQTPPAYRDAQSLLQSEYTTLQSSGSTLSHAHQWLTAALSHGGEGSPWPASPLGEQDIKPTLQGDVDELQHSPSLTPRQAHLVQQSQHHDAGAWRASTTAHMTSMTTSNGQSMIYSQPGYGEQGMHHHALRDAHEDHHSPHLSEQGHPQSLHQGHHEHSDEDTPTSDDLEQFAKQFKQRRIKLGFTQADVGLALGTLYGNVFSQTTICRFEALQLSFKNMCKLKPLLNKWLEEADSTSGSPTSLDKIAAQGRKRKKRTSIEVSVKGALESHFLKCPKPGASEINSLADSLQLEKEVVRVWFCNRRQKEKRMTPQNGPIPGNEDLYGDTSPHHGAPTPVP, encoded by the coding sequence ATGGCGACCGCGGCGTCCAACCACTACAGCATCCTCACGTCCAGCGCGTCCGTCGTCGCGCACTCGGATCCCGGCAGCATGCAGCAGACGCCGCCGGCCTACAGGGACGCGCAGAGTCTTCTGCAGAGCGAGTACACCACCCTGCAGAGCAGCGGGAGCACGCTCAGCCACGCGCACCAGTGGTTAACGGCGGCGCTGTCTCACGGGGGAGAGGGATCGCCTTGGCCCGCCAGCCCGTTGGGCGAGCAGGACATTAAGCCCACCCTGCAGGGCGACGTGGACGAGCTGCAGCACTCGCCGAGTTTGACGCCCAGACAAGCGCATCTGGTGCAGCAGAGCCAGCATCACGACGCGGGCGCCTGGCGCGCGTCGACCACGGCTCACATGACGAGCATGACCACCTCGAACGGTCAGAGCATGATCTACTCCCAGCCCGGGTACGGTGAGCAGGGAATGCACCATCACGCCCTCAGGGACGCGCACGAGGACCACCACAGCCCGCACCTCAGCGAGCAGGGCCACCCGCAGAGTCTCCATCAGGGACACCACGAGCACTCGGACGAGGACACGCCGACCTCGGACGACCTGGAGCAGTTCGCCAAGCAATTCAAGCAGCGTCGGATCAAGCTGGGTTTCACGCAAGCGGACGTGGGGCTCGCGCTGGGCACACTCTACGGCAATGTTTTCTCCCAGACCACCATTTGCAGGTTCGAGGCGCTTCAACTGAGCTTTAAGAACATGTGCAAACTCAAACCCTTGCTCAATAAATGGCTGGAGGAGGCGGACTCCACATCGGGAAGTCCGACCAGCCTGGATAAGATAGCTGCGCAGGGAAGGAAGAGGAAAAAGCGGACATCCATCGAGGTGAGTGTCAAAGGGGCCTTGGAGAGCCATTTCCTCAAGTGCCCCAAACCCGGTGCGTCCGAGATCAACTCTCTGGCGGACAGCCTACAGCTGGAGAAAGAGGTGGTGCGGGTCTGGTTTTGTAACCGACGGCAGAAGGAGAAGAGGATGACGCCTCAGAACGGACCCATACCCGGTAACGAGGATTTGTACGGGGACACCTCGCCTCACCACGGGGCTCCGACACCTGTTCCGTGA